From Dasypus novemcinctus isolate mDasNov1 chromosome 8, mDasNov1.1.hap2, whole genome shotgun sequence, the proteins below share one genomic window:
- the STOML2 gene encoding stomatin-like protein 2, mitochondrial, giving the protein MLARAARGTGGILLRGSVQASGRVPRRASSGLPRNTVVLFVPQQEAWVVERMGRFHRILEPGLNILIPVLDRIRYVQSLKEIVINVPEQSAVTLDNVTLQIDGVLYLRIMDPYKASYGVEDPEYAVTQLAQTTMRSELGKLSLDKVFRERESLNASIVDAINQAADCWGIRCLRYEIKDIHVPPRVKESMQMQVEAERRKRATVLESEGTRESAINVAEGKKQAQILASEAEKAEQINQAAGEASAVLAKAKAKAEAIRILAAALTQHNGDAAASLTVAEQYVSAFSKLAKDSNTILLPSNPGDVTSMVAQAMGVYGALTKAPVPEAQDSGSIRSNRDVQGTEAVLDEELDRVKLS; this is encoded by the exons ATGCTGGCGCGTGCGGCGCGGGGCACTGGGGGCATTTTGCTGAGG GGCTCTGTGCAGGCGTCTGGCCGCGTCCCGCGTCGTGCCTCCTCTGGATTGCCCCGAAACACCGTGGTACTCTTTGTGCCGCAGCAGGAGGCCTGGGTGGTGGAGCGAATGGGCCGATTCCACCGGATCCTGGAGCCT ggcttgaaCATCCTCATCCCTGTGTTAGACCGGATCCGATATGTGCAGAGTCTCAAGGAGATTGTCATCAACGTGCCTGAGCAGTCGGCTGTGACTCTTG ACAATGTGACTCTGCAAATTGATGGAGTTCTTTACCTGCGTATCATGGACCCTTATAAG GCTAGCTATGGTGTGGAGGATCCTGAGTATGCTGTCACCCAGCTGGCTCAGACAACCATGAGATCAGAGCTCGGCAAACTCTCTCTGGACAAAGTCTTCCGG GAGCGGGAGTCTTTGAATGCCAGCATTGTGGATGCAATCAACCAGGCTGCTGACTGCTGGGGCATCCGCTGCCTCCGTTATGAGATCAAGGATATCCATGTGCCACCCCGGGTGAAAGAATCCATGCAGATGCAG GTGGAGGCAGAGCGGCGGAAACGAGCCACCGTTCTAGAGTCTGAGGGGACCCGAGAGTCGGCTATCAACGTGGCAgaggggaagaagcaagcccaaATCCTGGCCTCTGAGGCAGAAAAGGCTGAGCAAATAAATCAGGCAGCAG gagaggCCAGTGCAGTTCTGGCCAAGGCCAAGGCTAAAGCTGAAGCTATTCGTATCCTGGCTGCAGCTCTAACACAACAT AATGGAGATGCAGCAGCCTCACTAACTGTAGCTGAGCAGTATGTCAGCGCATTCTCCAAGCTGGCCAAGGACTCCAACACCATCCTGCTGCCCTCCAATCCCGGTGATGTCACCAGTATGGTGGCCCAG GCCATGGGTGTATATGGGGCCCTCaccaaagccccagtgccagagGCCCAGGACTCGGGCTCCATCAGGAGCAACAGAGATGTCCAGGGCACAGAGGCAGTTCTCGATGAGGAACTTGATCGAGTCAAGCTAAGTTAG
- the ATOSB gene encoding atos homolog protein B isoform X1, with protein sequence MRHVQAELSSSSEPEAGPSQPPARQGAHQGGLLMGYSPAGGATSPGVYQVSIFSPPAGASEPHRALKRPAPPIEGPRELKRGPGLGAREGLPPEEPSTVGLLGPEGLGLGLGVASQHFSHRGLCVVEQGGSSTSPWTSGAHRPPWSPSNASCNTLHTRDWASPDPGGQGCLGESPGPVPPGQLHTFDTDLHSLAQIGSKSPVVGVGNGGSPWPRESPGTANGHSPEHTPPGPGPPGPCPTKRRLLPAGEIPDVSSEDEGPAPRRRRGTLGHSPAANSSDAKATPFWSHLLPGPKEPVLDPTDCSPMGRRLKGAHSLKLSSLRSLRKGPGLLSPPSASPVPTPAVSRTLLGNFEESLLRGRIAPSGHIEGFTAEIGASGSYCPQHVTLPVTVTFFDVSEQNAPAPFLGVVDLNPLGRKGYSVPKVGTIQVTLFNPNQTVVKMFLVTFDFSDMPAAHMTFLRHRLFLVPVGEEGNASPTRRLLCYLLHLRFRSSRSGRLSLHGDIRLLFSRRSLELDTGLPYELQAVTEAPHNPRYSPFP encoded by the exons ATGCGCCACGTGCAGGCGGAGCTGTCTTCATCCTCAGAGCCAGAGGCTGGCCCTTCACAGCCTCCAGCCAGGCAGGGGGCCCACCAGGGTGGCCTGCTCATGGGCTACAGCCCAGCAGGAGGGGCGACATCCCCTGGGGTCTACCAGGTATCCATCTTTTCCCCCCCAGCTGGTGCCTCTGAGCCTCATAGGGCCCTAAAGCGGCCAGCCCCACCCATTGAGGGTCCCCGGGAGCTGAAGagaggccctgggctgggggccagAGAGGGCCTACCCCCTGAAGAACCATCTACTGTGGGACTGTTGGGCCCTGAGGGATTGGGGCTGGGACTGGGAGTGGCCAGCCAGCATTTCTCCCATCGTGGCCTCTGTGTTGTGGAACAGGGAGGTAGCTCCACCTCACCTTGGACTTCAGGGGCCCATAGACCCCCCTGGTCCCCATCAAATGCTTCCTGCAATACTTTGCACACCAGAGACTGGGCTTCCCCAGATCCAGGGGGACAGGGATGCCTGGGGGAGTCCCCAGGGCCAGTTCCTCCAGGCCAGCTGCACACATTTGACACTGATTTGCACAGTCTTGCACAAATAGGGAGTAAaagcccagtggttggggtgggCAATGGGGGCAGCCCCTGGCCTAGGGAGTCCCCTGGCACTGCCAATGGGCACAGCCCCGAGCACACACCCCCTGGCCCTGGACCTCCAGGCCCCTGCCCTACCAAGCGAAGGCTGCTTCCTGCTGGAGAAATCCCAGATGTCAGCTCTGAGGATGAGGGGCCAGCCCCTCGGAGGCGCCGGGGAACCCTGGGCCATTCTCCTGCTGCCAACAGTTCTGATGCCAAAGCCACACCCTTCTGGAGCCACCTGCTGCCCGGGCCCAAGGAACCTGTGCTG GACCCAACAGACTGCAGTCCTATGGGGCGGAGGCTGAAAGGTGCCCATAGCCTGAAACT gagCTCCCTTCGAAGCCTCCGGAAGGGGCCAGGCCTGCTGAGCCCCCCCAGTGCCTCTCCTGTTCCTACCCCCGCTGTCAGCCGTACCCTGCTGGGCAACTTTGAG gAATCATTGCTGCGAGGACGCATTGCACCATCTGGCCACATTGAGGGCTTCACAGCAGAGATTGGAGCTAGTGGATCCTACTGTCCCCAACATGTCACTCTGCCTGTCACTGTCACCTTCTTTGATGTTTCTGAACAAAATGCCCCGGCCCCCTTCCTG GGCGTCGTGGACCTGAACCCCCTGGGGAGGAAGGGTTACAGTGTGCCCAAGGTGGGCACCATCCAAGTG ACCTTATTTAACCCCAACCAGACTGTGGTAAAGATGTTCCTCGTGACCTTTGACTTCTCGGACATGCCTGCTGCCCACATGACCTTCCTGCGCCATCGCCTCTTTTTGGTGCCTGTGGGTGAGGAGGGAAATGCTAGCCCCACCCGCCGCCTCCTCTGCTACTTGCTGCACCTCAG GTTCCGGAGCTCCCGCTCAGGCCGCTTAAGTCTGCATGGAGACATCCGCCTGCTTTTTTCCCGCCGGAGCCTGGAGCTTGACACAGGGCTCCCCTATGAACTGCAGGCTGTGACTGAGGCCCCTCACAATCCACGTTATTCACCTTTTCCCTGA
- the ATOSB gene encoding atos homolog protein B isoform X2, with product MRHVQAELSSSSEPEAGPSQPPARQGAHQGGLLMGYSPAGGATSPGVYQVSIFSPPAGASEPHRALKRPAPPIEGPRELKRGPGLGAREGLPPEEPSTVGLLGPEGLGLGLGVASQHFSHRGLCVVEQGGSSTSPWTSGAHRPPWSPSNASCNTLHTRDWASPDPGGQGCLGESPGPVPPGQLHTFDTDLHSLAQIGSKSPVVGVGNGGSPWPRESPGTANGHSPEHTPPGPGPPGPCPTKRRLLPAGEIPDVSSEDEGPAPRRRRGTLGHSPAANSSDAKATPFWSHLLPGPKEPVLDPTDCSPMGRRLKGAHSLKLSSLRSLRKGPGLLSPPSASPVPTPAVSRTLLGNFEESLLRGRIAPSGHIEGFTAEIGASGSYCPQHVTLPVTVTFFDVSEQNAPAPFLTLFNPNQTVVKMFLVTFDFSDMPAAHMTFLRHRLFLVPVGEEGNASPTRRLLCYLLHLRFRSSRSGRLSLHGDIRLLFSRRSLELDTGLPYELQAVTEAPHNPRYSPFP from the exons ATGCGCCACGTGCAGGCGGAGCTGTCTTCATCCTCAGAGCCAGAGGCTGGCCCTTCACAGCCTCCAGCCAGGCAGGGGGCCCACCAGGGTGGCCTGCTCATGGGCTACAGCCCAGCAGGAGGGGCGACATCCCCTGGGGTCTACCAGGTATCCATCTTTTCCCCCCCAGCTGGTGCCTCTGAGCCTCATAGGGCCCTAAAGCGGCCAGCCCCACCCATTGAGGGTCCCCGGGAGCTGAAGagaggccctgggctgggggccagAGAGGGCCTACCCCCTGAAGAACCATCTACTGTGGGACTGTTGGGCCCTGAGGGATTGGGGCTGGGACTGGGAGTGGCCAGCCAGCATTTCTCCCATCGTGGCCTCTGTGTTGTGGAACAGGGAGGTAGCTCCACCTCACCTTGGACTTCAGGGGCCCATAGACCCCCCTGGTCCCCATCAAATGCTTCCTGCAATACTTTGCACACCAGAGACTGGGCTTCCCCAGATCCAGGGGGACAGGGATGCCTGGGGGAGTCCCCAGGGCCAGTTCCTCCAGGCCAGCTGCACACATTTGACACTGATTTGCACAGTCTTGCACAAATAGGGAGTAAaagcccagtggttggggtgggCAATGGGGGCAGCCCCTGGCCTAGGGAGTCCCCTGGCACTGCCAATGGGCACAGCCCCGAGCACACACCCCCTGGCCCTGGACCTCCAGGCCCCTGCCCTACCAAGCGAAGGCTGCTTCCTGCTGGAGAAATCCCAGATGTCAGCTCTGAGGATGAGGGGCCAGCCCCTCGGAGGCGCCGGGGAACCCTGGGCCATTCTCCTGCTGCCAACAGTTCTGATGCCAAAGCCACACCCTTCTGGAGCCACCTGCTGCCCGGGCCCAAGGAACCTGTGCTG GACCCAACAGACTGCAGTCCTATGGGGCGGAGGCTGAAAGGTGCCCATAGCCTGAAACT gagCTCCCTTCGAAGCCTCCGGAAGGGGCCAGGCCTGCTGAGCCCCCCCAGTGCCTCTCCTGTTCCTACCCCCGCTGTCAGCCGTACCCTGCTGGGCAACTTTGAG gAATCATTGCTGCGAGGACGCATTGCACCATCTGGCCACATTGAGGGCTTCACAGCAGAGATTGGAGCTAGTGGATCCTACTGTCCCCAACATGTCACTCTGCCTGTCACTGTCACCTTCTTTGATGTTTCTGAACAAAATGCCCCGGCCCCCTTCCTG ACCTTATTTAACCCCAACCAGACTGTGGTAAAGATGTTCCTCGTGACCTTTGACTTCTCGGACATGCCTGCTGCCCACATGACCTTCCTGCGCCATCGCCTCTTTTTGGTGCCTGTGGGTGAGGAGGGAAATGCTAGCCCCACCCGCCGCCTCCTCTGCTACTTGCTGCACCTCAG GTTCCGGAGCTCCCGCTCAGGCCGCTTAAGTCTGCATGGAGACATCCGCCTGCTTTTTTCCCGCCGGAGCCTGGAGCTTGACACAGGGCTCCCCTATGAACTGCAGGCTGTGACTGAGGCCCCTCACAATCCACGTTATTCACCTTTTCCCTGA